The following proteins are encoded in a genomic region of Chryseobacterium cucumeris:
- the holA gene encoding DNA polymerase III subunit delta — MKELDLILKNIKNKEVLPIYFFHGEEAYFIDVAVKALEHNFLEEDEKAFNQTVTYGKDTSYQEVLSLARQFPMMGDKQVIIVKEAQDLRFNEEENRILEAYVENPVPSTVLVFAHKHKKLDSRKKAAKALDKAKVLFLSESVKESNLPKWISDECVKLKINTAPNISHLLAEYLGNDLSRIANELNKLKMILKEGEILDGTIVENHIGISKEYNIFELQKALGTKNANAAFKIAHFMGKNPKNNPFVMMLASLYNYFSNVIIYQTMAGQSPQTIASQMGVNPYFIKDYAESARLYPLKHATRVISILREFDMKGKGLGAVNMGEAELIRELVYKIINVDKIKMKV, encoded by the coding sequence ATGAAAGAATTAGATTTAATCCTCAAAAATATTAAAAATAAAGAAGTTTTACCTATTTATTTTTTCCACGGAGAAGAAGCTTACTTTATTGATGTCGCTGTAAAGGCTCTTGAACATAACTTTTTGGAAGAAGATGAAAAAGCTTTCAACCAGACAGTTACTTATGGAAAAGATACTTCTTATCAGGAAGTTCTTTCCCTGGCAAGACAGTTTCCGATGATGGGAGACAAACAGGTGATTATTGTGAAAGAAGCTCAGGATTTACGATTCAATGAAGAGGAAAACAGAATTCTGGAAGCCTATGTAGAAAATCCCGTTCCTTCAACGGTATTGGTTTTTGCTCATAAACACAAGAAACTGGATAGCAGAAAAAAGGCTGCCAAAGCTTTAGATAAAGCCAAAGTTCTTTTCCTTAGCGAATCTGTAAAGGAAAGCAATCTGCCGAAATGGATTTCAGATGAGTGTGTAAAGCTTAAAATCAATACAGCTCCCAATATTTCCCATCTGCTGGCAGAATATCTGGGAAATGACCTGTCCAGAATTGCCAACGAGCTGAACAAGCTGAAGATGATCCTTAAAGAAGGTGAAATCCTTGACGGAACCATCGTTGAAAATCATATCGGGATCAGCAAAGAATATAATATTTTTGAGCTCCAGAAGGCTTTAGGAACTAAAAATGCCAATGCAGCCTTTAAGATTGCTCATTTTATGGGTAAAAACCCGAAGAATAATCCTTTTGTCATGATGCTGGCAAGCCTTTATAATTATTTTTCCAACGTTATTATTTATCAGACCATGGCAGGGCAGTCTCCACAGACGATTGCTTCGCAAATGGGAGTGAACCCTTATTTTATCAAAGACTATGCGGAAAGTGCCAGACTTTACCCTTTGAAACATGCTACAAGAGTGATTTCTATTCTCCGTGAATTCGATATGAAAGGTAAAGGGCTCGGAGCGGTAAATATGGGAGAAGCTGAGCTGATTCGGGAACTTGTGTATAAGATTATCAATGTAGATAAGATTAAGATGAAGGTGTGA
- a CDS encoding type I restriction enzyme HsdR N-terminal domain-containing protein: protein MELPKLNFQETFDFKFKKDKDKFFIYDLVRKTYLLLTPEEWVRQHWVHYYLTVKSYSTSALITEKKIILNGLTKRIDLLVTEKTEPIILIECKAPQIKLTEKTFEQTARYNSIIGAREIILTNGLQHINAYYENEQYQFYKPE, encoded by the coding sequence ATGGAACTTCCAAAACTGAATTTTCAGGAAACTTTTGATTTTAAATTCAAGAAAGACAAAGATAAGTTTTTTATTTATGATTTGGTCCGCAAAACTTATCTTCTGCTCACTCCTGAGGAATGGGTCAGACAACATTGGGTACATTATTATCTTACTGTAAAATCCTACTCAACATCGGCTCTGATTACCGAAAAAAAGATTATCCTGAATGGTCTTACCAAAAGAATTGACCTTCTGGTTACTGAAAAAACCGAACCCATAATTCTGATTGAATGTAAAGCTCCGCAGATCAAATTAACGGAAAAAACTTTTGAACAGACTGCCCGATACAATTCTATTATCGGTGCCAGGGAAATTATTTTAACAAACGGTTTGCAGCACATTAATGCCTATTATGAAAATGAGCAATACCAGTTTTACAAACCTGAGTAA
- a CDS encoding dienelactone hydrolase family protein — protein MIRSILLTAMIMASGNLFSQKLKPVSYQDGSQKLNGLITSNAGKKLPGVLILPAWKGIDEEAKTAAIELEKQGYIAFIADIYGEGKIPADNESAAKSSGYYKQNYQEYQKRISLALEQLKKNGAISDKVAVIGYCFGGTGALESARGHLPVAGVVSIHGSLGRDQSRKNEALTAKILVENPADDKSVTPEDYNNLIKEMNEGNADWQIITYAHSKHTFTDPKSPDYNPAMAKRAWNHTLLFLKEILK, from the coding sequence ATGATACGTTCCATCTTATTAACTGCAATGATTATGGCTTCAGGAAATCTTTTCAGTCAGAAACTTAAACCTGTTTCCTACCAGGACGGTTCCCAGAAACTTAATGGTCTCATCACTTCCAATGCCGGAAAAAAACTTCCCGGAGTACTGATTCTTCCAGCCTGGAAAGGTATTGACGAAGAAGCTAAAACAGCCGCTATTGAACTCGAAAAGCAAGGGTATATTGCTTTTATTGCTGATATTTACGGTGAAGGGAAAATTCCTGCAGATAACGAATCTGCTGCAAAAAGCTCAGGGTATTACAAACAGAATTATCAGGAGTACCAGAAAAGAATTTCGCTGGCGTTGGAACAACTGAAGAAAAACGGAGCCATTTCTGATAAGGTAGCGGTAATCGGCTACTGTTTCGGAGGTACGGGAGCATTGGAATCCGCAAGAGGTCATCTTCCTGTAGCGGGTGTTGTTTCCATCCACGGAAGTCTGGGCAGAGATCAGAGCAGAAAAAATGAAGCTTTGACGGCCAAAATTCTTGTTGAAAATCCGGCTGATGATAAAAGTGTAACTCCTGAGGATTATAATAACCTCATCAAAGAAATGAATGAAGGAAATGCCGACTGGCAGATTATCACGTATGCCCATTCCAAACATACTTTCACAGATCCGAAATCACCGGATTATAATCCGGCAATGGCCAAAAGAGCATGGAACCACACATTGCTGTTCCTGAAAGAAATTTTGAAATAA
- a CDS encoding PEGA domain-containing protein, which yields MKNKLSIVLSLSIALSTTSCATIFTGTQDPIAFTSNPEGAKVFHKGIEKCTTPCTTKIPRGLGKQMVTFEKEGFEKKEVKLTKTFNAVTLLNIILGGAIGVGIDAATGSLTKYSPKKYDVELEAQP from the coding sequence ATGAAAAACAAATTATCAATTGTGCTGTCCCTGAGTATTGCGCTTTCTACCACTTCATGTGCAACCATTTTTACAGGAACTCAGGATCCAATAGCTTTTACTTCAAACCCTGAAGGGGCAAAAGTATTTCACAAGGGAATTGAAAAATGTACAACACCTTGTACAACCAAAATTCCAAGAGGTTTGGGTAAGCAAATGGTTACATTTGAAAAAGAAGGATTTGAGAAGAAAGAAGTAAAACTGACAAAAACTTTTAATGCCGTAACTTTACTCAATATTATTCTTGGAGGAGCAATAGGAGTGGGAATTGATGCTGCAACAGGTTCTCTTACCAAATATTCTCCAAAAAAATATGATGTTGAGCTGGAGGCTCAACCATAA
- a CDS encoding cupin domain-containing protein: MKKYKIQQSPFVVPTTDGKLIEEHWGNSTGNSTVSIAHMVAPPDWSEPHQTPEFDEFTYIISGKKQFEIDGEIVVLEKGQSILIEKGARIRYSNPFSEPCEYLAICLPAFSMELVHREEEGVD; encoded by the coding sequence ATGAAAAAATATAAAATCCAGCAGTCACCATTTGTAGTTCCTACTACAGACGGAAAACTGATTGAAGAACACTGGGGAAACTCTACAGGAAATTCTACTGTTTCCATTGCTCATATGGTAGCACCTCCGGATTGGAGTGAGCCTCACCAGACTCCTGAGTTTGATGAATTTACCTACATTATTTCAGGAAAAAAGCAATTTGAAATAGACGGAGAAATTGTTGTTCTTGAAAAAGGACAGAGCATCCTTATTGAAAAAGGAGCAAGAATCCGTTATAGTAATCCGTTTTCAGAACCATGTGAATATCTTGCGATTTGCCTTCCTGCATTTTCTATGGAATTGGTGCATAGGGAAGAGGAAGGCGTAGACTAA
- a CDS encoding GNAT family N-acetyltransferase — MNFSVQPVLENEEFQLIPLQQGDFESLYEVASDPKVWEQHPNKDRYKREVFENFFTGAMESKGAFKIMEKATGDVLGSSRYYDFDEENNHIFIGYTFYGTKSWGKGINPKVKKLMLDYIFQFVDKVHFHIGKENYRSQTALERLGGQKIAEEEVAYFAEPTRTNFVYEIKKEDWI; from the coding sequence ATGAATTTTTCTGTTCAGCCTGTTTTAGAGAATGAAGAATTTCAATTAATCCCCTTACAGCAAGGGGATTTTGAATCTTTATATGAAGTGGCTTCCGATCCTAAAGTCTGGGAACAGCATCCTAACAAAGACCGTTATAAGAGAGAAGTTTTTGAAAACTTTTTCACAGGAGCTATGGAGAGTAAAGGTGCTTTCAAAATTATGGAGAAAGCTACCGGAGATGTATTGGGAAGCAGCCGTTATTATGATTTTGATGAAGAGAACAATCATATTTTCATTGGATATACTTTCTACGGAACAAAATCATGGGGAAAAGGCATTAATCCTAAGGTTAAAAAGCTGATGCTGGATTATATCTTCCAGTTTGTAGACAAAGTTCATTTTCACATTGGAAAAGAGAATTACCGTTCGCAGACAGCTTTGGAAAGACTGGGAGGTCAAAAGATTGCTGAAGAAGAAGTGGCTTATTTTGCAGAACCTACAAGAACCAATTTCGTGTATGAAATTAAAAAAGAAGATTGGATATGA
- a CDS encoding DUF2911 domain-containing protein, with product MKKLLAAVCISVSAFSFAQDYSVPAASPRQKVEQQFSMSKITIDYGRPGVKGRKIFGELVPYGQVWRAGANSSTKITFGQAVNFGGKTVPAGTYGLFIVPTEKEWKVILNKDFQQWGAYTYDPKQDVVDVTVPVNKLTDKQEWFEITLNPTDENSGNLVIKWDMAQAEVPLKPSKLDTVIKISDKLKEIKKIESDSTKKG from the coding sequence GTGAAAAAGTTACTAGCAGCAGTTTGCATTTCAGTTTCAGCATTCAGTTTTGCTCAGGATTATTCTGTGCCGGCAGCAAGTCCGCGCCAGAAGGTTGAGCAGCAGTTTTCAATGTCTAAAATTACCATTGATTATGGGAGACCGGGAGTGAAGGGACGTAAAATTTTCGGAGAACTGGTTCCTTATGGCCAGGTTTGGAGAGCGGGAGCGAACTCTTCTACAAAAATTACTTTCGGACAGGCCGTTAACTTCGGTGGGAAAACAGTGCCTGCAGGAACATACGGATTGTTCATCGTTCCTACAGAAAAAGAATGGAAAGTTATCCTTAATAAAGATTTCCAGCAATGGGGAGCTTATACTTACGATCCAAAACAGGATGTAGTAGACGTTACGGTACCGGTTAACAAACTGACAGACAAACAGGAATGGTTTGAAATCACTTTAAATCCTACAGATGAAAACTCAGGAAACCTGGTTATCAAATGGGATATGGCTCAGGCAGAAGTTCCTTTGAAACCGTCCAAATTAGACACTGTCATCAAGATTTCCGACAAGTTGAAAGAAATCAAGAAAATAGAATCAGATTCTACTAAAAAAGGCTAA
- a CDS encoding CDP-alcohol phosphatidyltransferase family protein — protein MKSKIPVILIFARLIIGFIIISLSLIKVENYQIIAAVLLSIGLLTDIFDGIIARYLDVSTQKLRRLDSTVDQIFFISVGVATYIQCPVFFETHVYKISILAGAEALIYLVSFLKFRKEVATHSIGAKIWTLLLFGTLIQVIFTMSVCHSVQPLFLGWPAYKGRDYCYSFYIENLDE, from the coding sequence ATGAAATCGAAAATTCCGGTAATTCTCATTTTTGCAAGACTCATAATTGGCTTTATCATCATTTCTTTAAGCCTTATTAAGGTAGAAAATTATCAGATAATTGCTGCCGTCCTTTTATCCATAGGCTTACTGACTGATATCTTTGATGGGATTATAGCAAGATATCTTGATGTCTCAACTCAGAAACTCAGACGTCTTGATTCTACAGTTGACCAGATATTTTTTATATCAGTGGGAGTGGCTACGTATATCCAGTGCCCTGTTTTCTTTGAAACCCATGTTTACAAAATAAGTATTCTGGCAGGAGCCGAAGCTCTTATTTATCTGGTAAGCTTTTTAAAATTCAGAAAAGAAGTTGCTACCCATTCTATTGGTGCCAAGATCTGGACTTTATTACTTTTTGGAACATTAATTCAGGTTATTTTTACAATGTCAGTCTGTCATTCTGTTCAACCTTTGTTTTTGGGTTGGCCTGCTTACAAGGGCAGAGATTATTGCTATTCTTTTTATATTGAAAACCTGGACGAATGA
- a CDS encoding methylated-DNA--[protein]-cysteine S-methyltransferase, producing the protein MEKIIDLKRIETMLGTMIACADEHGICLLEFSDRKALPTELKSVAEYFKANIIQGENPHFITLEEELKEYFEGKRTAFTVPISPVGTAFQKEVWAILQEIPYGATRSYQEQADILGNPKSVRAVANANGLNKISIIIPCHRVIGSNGQLTGYGGGIWRKQKLLELEKAILF; encoded by the coding sequence ATGGAAAAGATCATTGATCTGAAGAGAATAGAAACCATGCTGGGAACAATGATAGCCTGTGCCGATGAACATGGAATCTGTCTTTTAGAATTTTCCGACAGAAAAGCGCTTCCAACAGAATTAAAAAGTGTTGCGGAATATTTTAAAGCAAATATTATACAAGGAGAAAATCCTCATTTTATTACTCTGGAAGAAGAATTAAAAGAGTACTTTGAAGGAAAAAGAACCGCATTTACAGTTCCTATTTCCCCTGTAGGAACAGCTTTTCAGAAAGAAGTCTGGGCTATTCTTCAGGAAATTCCTTATGGTGCAACAAGAAGTTATCAGGAACAGGCAGATATTTTGGGAAATCCTAAATCCGTAAGAGCTGTAGCCAATGCTAATGGTCTGAATAAGATATCCATTATAATCCCTTGTCATCGCGTAATTGGCAGCAACGGGCAATTAACAGGCTATGGAGGTGGAATCTGGAGAAAACAAAAGCTGCTGGAATTGGAAAAGGCTATATTATTTTAG